ACCAAGGCCCCAGGTCCGACCGGCGGCGGCGATCGCGAGCACGCCCAGGACGAGCGCGTAGATGATGTGGTCGTCCATGAACGGGTTGTTCTCGAGCGGGAGCTCGGCCGCCCACATCAGCATCAGCATGATCGCGCCCGACACGGCGGCGATGCGCATGCCGATCCCCAGGATCAGCGCGAGCCCGACGCCGAGCAGGCCGATCATGAACAGCCAGTCGGCGAATGGGCTTGACAGGCCGGCGAAGAAGTCGTGGAAGGTCTTGCCCTCGGTCGCGAAGTTCAGGAAGCCGAACGTCGGCGACCCTCCGTTGATCCAGGCGTCAGCGGGCTCTGTCGCGAACCCCAGCCCGAACGTCTTGTCGAGGAATGCCCACAGGAACACCCATGCGAGCGAGATCCGGACCACCGCCATCAAGCGGCGGGCGGCCAGGAGGCGCGCGGCATCGCCGGAGTCGGCCCGCGCATCGGCATGCGAGGCCGCCCCGGGTGTGGCGATGGTTGCCATGGTGTCGCCCTCCTTCTGCTCCGAAGCGATCACCGCACACCATCCCGGAGCGACGCCCGCCATGCCGGGCCGTGTGCACCGCCACCGACGGGACCTTCGGCGGCGTCCGCCGGACGTTTGCGCGTGGCCGCGCGCGGACATGACCATCCGCGATGATCGGCGGGACCATCGTCCCTCCTGGGCCCGAGCGGTCGGGTGAGACTGCGGTTGACGCCAGACGACTGGGGGCACCGTGACCACGAGCGACGATCTCGTCGAGCTGTCGAACGAGGAGTGCCTGCGGCTGCTGACGGCACACCGGCCACGACTGGGTCGGCTGGGCTTCATGTCGCAGGGCCGGGTCCTGGTGTTCCCGATGAACTTCGTACTGATCGACCGCCGCCTATACTTCCGCACCGCACCGGGATCGAAGCTGCTTGCCGCGCTACGCATCGACCGGGTCACGTTCGAGATCGATCACGTCGACGAGGTCTGGCGCGAGGGCTGGAGCGTGCTGGCGTTCGGGCGCCTGCGGCAGGTCACCGACCCGGAGGAGCTCGCCGAGCTCGCGGAGCGGCCCCTGCGGCCGTGGGCGAAGGGCGACCGCCCCCACTACCTGCGCATGGACATCGACGAGCTGTCAGGACGCCGGATCGACTGACCGGCATGCTGCCGTCCGGCAGGGACCGGACGGCATCATGGTCATGTGAGCGCAGACACCGTCTCCCGGGTCCTGATCGTGGCAGGCGTGGCTGCGATCGTGATCGGACTGCTCGTGCGCACGGGCGCGCTGGGGTGGTTCGGCAACCTACCGGGCGACATCCGCATCGAGTCGGAGCGCACCCGCGTGTTCATCCCCATCACGTCGATGCTGCTGGTCTCGATCGTGCTGAGCCTGCTGGCGTCGCTGTTCCGGCGCTGAGCCCGATCAGGGGATCGTCAGCTCCTGGCCGACGTCGATGATGTCGGGATCGGCGATGTCG
The genomic region above belongs to Euzebyales bacterium and contains:
- a CDS encoding DUF2905 domain-containing protein gives rise to the protein MSADTVSRVLIVAGVAAIVIGLLVRTGALGWFGNLPGDIRIESERTRVFIPITSMLLVSIVLSLLASLFRR
- a CDS encoding pyridoxamine 5'-phosphate oxidase family protein yields the protein MTTSDDLVELSNEECLRLLTAHRPRLGRLGFMSQGRVLVFPMNFVLIDRRLYFRTAPGSKLLAALRIDRVTFEIDHVDEVWREGWSVLAFGRLRQVTDPEELAELAERPLRPWAKGDRPHYLRMDIDELSGRRID